A window of the Glaciimonas sp. CA11.2 genome harbors these coding sequences:
- a CDS encoding pseudouridine synthase, whose product MTEPLRLSKRMSELGLCSRREADEWIARGWVRVDGIIISELGSKVLPHQHVTVERQASAEQAKRVTILINKPMGYVSGQAEDGYKPAVVLVNGASRWKEDKSVQEFHGSQLRHLVPAGRLDIDSVGLLVLTQDGRIAKELIGEDSSIDKEYLVRVQYPHGAKLPDSDLRRLNFGLSLDGKPLKRAIVKWQNEDQLSFTLREGKKRQIRRMCELVGLKVTGLKRIRIGKITLGDLPTGEWRYLNLDESF is encoded by the coding sequence ATGACTGAACCGTTACGCCTTTCCAAACGCATGTCCGAACTCGGCCTGTGCTCACGCCGCGAAGCCGATGAATGGATCGCCCGTGGCTGGGTGCGTGTAGATGGCATCATTATCTCTGAGCTTGGCAGCAAAGTACTTCCACATCAACACGTCACAGTAGAGCGCCAGGCCAGCGCCGAACAGGCAAAGCGCGTCACTATATTGATCAACAAACCAATGGGTTATGTCAGTGGTCAGGCCGAAGATGGCTACAAGCCAGCTGTCGTTCTGGTCAACGGTGCCAGTCGTTGGAAAGAAGATAAATCCGTGCAGGAATTTCACGGTAGTCAATTGCGTCATCTGGTTCCTGCTGGTCGGCTGGATATTGATTCCGTTGGTTTACTGGTTTTGACGCAGGACGGTCGAATTGCCAAGGAACTGATTGGCGAAGACTCGTCCATCGATAAAGAGTATCTGGTTCGCGTCCAATATCCGCATGGTGCAAAGTTGCCTGACAGCGATCTGCGGCGACTTAATTTTGGCCTTTCTCTGGATGGCAAGCCACTAAAACGGGCCATCGTCAAATGGCAAAACGAAGATCAACTGAGCTTTACGCTACGAGAAGGTAAAAAAAGGCAAATTCGTCGCATGTGCGAACTTGTCGGCCTGAAGGTAACGGGATTGAAGCGAATCCGAATCGGCAAAATCACGCTTGGAGATTTGCCGACAGGAGAATGGCGTTATCTGAATCTTGACGAAAGTTTCTAA
- a CDS encoding DUF1854 domain-containing protein: MTLHDFRLSLNAFGRLVFTAAEGEVYQGVLPVRAFPISAADEGLSIVAANGQELAWIDHLSDLPDDSRAMVEHELASREFMPEITRIQHVSSYSTPSSWTVTTNRGDAIFTLKGEEDIRRLVGASLLIADNHGVHFVIRDMHALDKVSRKILDRFL; encoded by the coding sequence ATGACACTGCATGATTTTCGATTGAGTCTAAATGCGTTTGGCCGACTGGTATTTACTGCGGCCGAGGGTGAAGTCTATCAGGGCGTTTTGCCAGTGCGGGCGTTTCCGATTAGCGCAGCCGACGAAGGCCTGTCAATTGTGGCCGCGAATGGGCAGGAGCTTGCATGGATCGATCATTTAAGTGATTTGCCGGATGATTCCCGCGCAATGGTCGAGCACGAGTTGGCAAGTCGCGAGTTTATGCCTGAAATCACACGCATTCAACATGTATCGAGCTATTCAACGCCGAGTAGCTGGACTGTAACAACGAACCGAGGTGACGCTATTTTTACGTTAAAGGGCGAGGAAGATATCCGTCGACTAGTTGGCGCATCCTTGCTTATCGCGGATAACCACGGCGTACATTTTGTGATCAGGGATATGCACGCTCTGGATAAAGTAAGCCGTAAAATTTTAGATCGATTTTTATAA